The following are encoded together in the Coturnix japonica isolate 7356 chromosome 8, Coturnix japonica 2.1, whole genome shotgun sequence genome:
- the LOC116653773 gene encoding basic salivary proline-rich protein 4-like encodes MAMDNYRTHHNMKMAGERHPGTAENGGLGLAVLRRDRCLPLDGLPSPGLHARDDKGGGARGHPEPPRSPPPCSRLGSGVGALAGCPRGLAPGSGGLGSGVPRPPGPGDGGGLGSLTSAGGRRRRLCMANGIPPGPPLLQLPPLAPGRAPQPPRALERPAPALTARQPGSARWLRGQGRRSSRQAAPPGRARRQRTALRHRGGSAEPDAPPPRHLRIARPYVHPAGATRLLGAAR; translated from the exons ATGGCAATGGACAATTACAGAACCCACCACAACATGAAGATG GCCGGTGAGCGGCACCCAGGGACGGCGGAAAACGGCGGTTTGGGGCTCGCAGTGCTGAGAAGGGATCGCTGCCTTCCCCTGGACGGGCTCCCATCCCCGGGGCTGCACGCGAGGGACGACAAGGGCGGCGGGGCGAGGGGGCACCCGGAGCCTCCGCGTTCCCCTCCCCCGTGCTCCCGGCTCGGCTCAGGGGTCGGAGCTCTCGCCGGCTGCCCAAGGGGCCTCGCTCCGGGTAGCGGGGGCCTGGGGAGCGGGGTACCCCGGCCTCCCGGGCCTGGGGACGGAGGAGGGCTGGGCTCACTCACCTCGGCGGGCGGCAGGCGCCGCCGGCTCTGCATGGCGAACGGGATCCCCCCGGGGCCGCCGCTCCTCCAGCTGCCGCCGCTCGCTCCCGGGcgggccccgcagcccccgcgAGCGCTGGAGAGGCCGGCGCCCGCCCTCACCGCCCGCCAGCCGGGCTCCGCTCGCTGGCTCCGCGGCCAAGGCCGCCGCAGCTCCCGGCAGGCAGCGCCCCCTGGCCGGGCCCGGCGGCAGCGCACGGCACTGCGGCACCGGGGAGGCAGTGCGGAGCCTGACGCACCCCCGCCCCGCCACCTCCGGATCGCACGCCCATACGTGCACCCAGCGGGAGCGACGCGGCTTCTGGGAGCCGCCCGCTAA